In Deinococcus ficus, a single genomic region encodes these proteins:
- a CDS encoding excinuclease ABC subunit UvrA, producing the protein MTGFPGDTESGFVQVRGAREHNLKDVSVRIPRDALVVFTGVSGSGKSSLAFGTLYAEAQRRYLESVSPYARRLFHQVGVPDVDAIEGLPPAVALQQQRGTPTARSSVGSVTTLSNLLRMLYSRAGDYPAGQGIVYADGFSPNTPEGACPECHGLGRVYTVTEASMVPDPSLTIRERAIAAWPAAWGGQNQRDILVTLGIDVDVPWRDLPQETRDWILFTDEQPVVPVYPGFTPAETRRAVKRKLEPGYMGTFSSARRHVLHTFANSESASMKRRVQAYMIAEDCPLCHGKRLRQEALAVTFTGLDITEFSRLPLRQVMERLRPYAEGSDPGHAERAAHRPEQAIALQRMSEDLARRLEVLLDLGLGYLQLERATPTLSPGELQRLRLATQLYSNLFGVVYVLDEPSAGLHPADTEALLAALTGLKRGGNSLFVVEHDLDVIRRADWLVDVGPGAGERGGEIVYSGPPEGLRAVHASSTARYLFAQPGPEQQAPRDPVGWLELNHVHRNNLQGLSVRFPLGVLTSVTGISGSGKSTLVSQALVEALADHFGHPAQPAGEEDEDAAPGGTAQLGGDLAQLSRLVWVDQKPIGRTPRSNLATYTGLFDHVRRLFAGTPLARQRGYSAGRFSFNVKGGRCEHCQGEGWVMVELLFLPSVYAPCPVCHGARYNAETLEVQYRGRNVAEVLGMTVDAAHAFFEGEGPVARALDTLQEVGLGYLRLGQPATELSGGEAQRIKLATELGRSLRGGTVYVLDEPTTGLHPADVDRLQRQLARLVDAGNTVIVVEHRMQVVAASDWLIDMGPGAGDEGGQAVAQGRPADVARVPGSRTAPYLRLALGHPPVEG; encoded by the coding sequence ATGACTGGCTTTCCTGGGGATACTGAAAGCGGCTTCGTGCAGGTGCGCGGCGCCCGCGAGCACAACCTGAAGGACGTGTCGGTCCGGATTCCGCGGGACGCGCTGGTGGTGTTCACGGGCGTGTCCGGGTCGGGCAAGTCCTCCCTGGCGTTCGGCACGCTGTACGCCGAGGCGCAGCGCCGGTACCTGGAGTCGGTCTCCCCGTACGCCCGGCGGCTTTTTCATCAGGTGGGCGTGCCGGACGTGGACGCCATCGAGGGTCTACCGCCCGCCGTGGCCCTGCAGCAGCAGCGCGGCACGCCCACGGCGCGCTCGTCGGTGGGCAGCGTCACGACCCTGTCGAACCTGCTGCGCATGCTGTACTCGCGCGCCGGGGACTACCCGGCGGGGCAGGGCATCGTGTACGCCGACGGGTTTTCCCCGAACACCCCGGAGGGCGCCTGCCCGGAGTGTCACGGGCTGGGGCGGGTGTACACGGTGACGGAAGCGTCCATGGTCCCGGATCCGTCCCTGACCATCCGGGAGCGGGCGATCGCGGCGTGGCCGGCGGCATGGGGCGGGCAGAACCAGCGGGACATCCTGGTGACGCTGGGCATCGATGTGGACGTGCCGTGGCGGGATCTGCCGCAGGAAACGCGCGACTGGATTCTCTTCACGGATGAGCAGCCCGTCGTGCCGGTCTACCCGGGCTTCACCCCCGCGGAGACGCGGCGCGCGGTGAAGCGCAAACTGGAACCCGGGTACATGGGTACCTTCAGCAGCGCGCGCCGGCACGTGCTGCACACCTTCGCGAACAGCGAGAGCGCGTCGATGAAACGGCGCGTGCAGGCCTACATGATCGCCGAGGACTGCCCGCTGTGCCACGGCAAGAGGTTGCGCCAGGAGGCCCTCGCCGTGACGTTCACCGGGCTGGACATCACGGAGTTCTCGCGGCTGCCCCTGCGTCAGGTGATGGAGCGGCTGCGCCCGTACGCCGAGGGAAGCGACCCGGGGCACGCCGAGCGGGCGGCGCACCGGCCCGAGCAGGCCATCGCGCTGCAGCGCATGAGCGAGGACCTTGCCCGCCGGCTGGAGGTGCTGCTTGACCTGGGCCTGGGGTACCTGCAGTTGGAGCGGGCCACGCCCACGCTCTCGCCGGGGGAGTTGCAGCGCCTGCGGCTCGCCACGCAGCTGTACTCGAACCTGTTCGGCGTGGTGTACGTGCTGGACGAACCCTCCGCGGGCCTGCATCCGGCGGACACCGAGGCGCTGCTCGCCGCCCTCACCGGCCTGAAACGCGGCGGCAACTCCCTGTTCGTGGTGGAACACGACCTGGACGTCATCCGCCGCGCCGACTGGCTGGTGGACGTGGGGCCCGGTGCCGGGGAGCGGGGCGGGGAGATCGTGTACAGCGGCCCGCCGGAAGGGCTGCGGGCCGTCCATGCCTCAAGCACGGCCCGGTACCTGTTCGCGCAGCCTGGCCCGGAGCAGCAGGCGCCGCGTGACCCTGTCGGGTGGCTGGAACTCAATCACGTTCACCGCAACAACCTGCAAGGCCTCAGCGTGCGCTTCCCGCTGGGCGTGCTGACCAGCGTGACCGGCATTTCCGGGTCCGGCAAGTCCACCCTGGTGAGTCAGGCGCTCGTCGAAGCGCTGGCTGACCACTTCGGGCATCCCGCTCAGCCGGCCGGAGAGGAGGATGAGGACGCCGCGCCCGGCGGCACCGCGCAGCTCGGCGGGGACCTCGCACAGCTGTCCCGGCTGGTGTGGGTGGACCAGAAACCGATTGGCCGCACGCCACGCAGCAACCTGGCGACGTACACGGGCCTGTTCGATCACGTCCGCCGGCTGTTCGCGGGCACGCCTCTGGCCAGGCAGCGCGGGTACAGCGCCGGACGGTTTTCCTTCAACGTGAAGGGGGGACGCTGCGAGCACTGCCAGGGCGAGGGGTGGGTGATGGTGGAACTGCTGTTCCTGCCGAGCGTCTACGCTCCCTGCCCCGTCTGCCATGGGGCGCGCTACAACGCCGAGACGCTCGAGGTGCAGTACCGGGGCCGCAACGTCGCCGAGGTGCTGGGCATGACGGTGGACGCCGCGCACGCGTTCTTCGAGGGGGAGGGGCCGGTGGCCCGCGCGCTGGACACCCTGCAGGAGGTGGGGCTCGGGTACCTGCGGCTGGGTCAGCCGGCCACGGAACTGTCGGGCGGGGAGGCGCAGCGCATCAAGCTCGCCACGGAACTTGGCCGGAGCCTGCGGGGCGGGACGGTCTACGTGCTCGACGAACCCACGACCGGGCTGCACCCCGCGGACGTGGACCGCCTGCAGCGGCAGCTGGCCCGCCTGGTGGACGCCGGGAACACCGTGATCGTGGTGGAGCACCGCATGCAGGTCGTCGCGGCGAGCGACTGGCTGATCGACATGGGCCCCGGCGCCGGTGACGAAGGCGGGCAGGCGGTGGCGCAGGGCCGGCCAGCGGACGTGGCCCGGGTGCCCGGCAGCCGCACGGCGCCCTACCTGCGCCTGGCGCTCGGGCACCCGCCCGTTGAGGGGTAG
- a CDS encoding beta strand repeat-containing protein: protein MARRPILTLGLLLAACSPTALPGTPVTSLADSGPGSLRDTLAGARDGDTLRFTTTGTVTLTSPLMIDKDVTVILDGVVLDAGGTSRVLEVAADADATLQGGTLTGGQGRLITLGTGAGVHEQATSLATYGGVILTAGSLTLTGTTVTGGTADNGGGIAVLSTGKLTLLDDALVTANTAPGITVTQPGEYTGTGGGVFNMGQLIIDGGHVDANEARQSGGGIQSTLNTVVTLKSGSVSSNEATEPLSGVTGNATGSAGGGIYTTGALDVQGGTISNNTASYFGGGVVSQAHCADTACATTIYPTFAMSGGTVEGNKTTGSLETGGGGLWLRAQSTITGGVIQGNSSMYGGGVNTWGALDVTGGTIQNNTATQNGGGVSVNIPQGAGFKLTFGGAATIKNNTAANAGGGLVLSRNTTADITGGSITGNSTTGPTDGGGGIRVLAGAVLNLAGGDISGNTSTRTGGGLTVNGTVNMTGGTISGNTVLPSAAQQGGGGVRLYAGSKMTASGGVIRDNRAPWGAGVQIAGAFQANPAATFTLSGATVSGNVVTDPSNNGGGFFNDGSLTITSGTVTQNTATLHGGGIFNLKTASYAQAGGSVNGNTPDNVYTVP, encoded by the coding sequence ATGGCACGCCGTCCCATCCTGACCCTGGGCCTCCTGCTCGCCGCCTGCAGCCCCACCGCCCTGCCCGGCACGCCCGTCACCAGCCTGGCCGACTCCGGGCCGGGCAGTCTCCGGGACACCCTCGCTGGCGCCCGGGACGGGGACACCCTGCGGTTCACCACGACCGGGACCGTCACCCTCACCTCTCCCCTGATGATCGACAAGGACGTGACCGTGATCCTGGACGGTGTGGTGCTGGATGCCGGAGGCACGTCACGCGTCCTCGAGGTCGCCGCGGATGCCGACGCCACCCTTCAGGGCGGCACGCTGACCGGCGGGCAGGGCCGGTTGATCACGTTGGGGACTGGAGCGGGCGTTCACGAACAGGCCACCAGCCTGGCCACGTACGGCGGCGTGATCCTGACGGCCGGCAGCCTCACCCTGACCGGGACCACCGTGACCGGCGGCACGGCGGACAACGGCGGCGGCATCGCCGTCCTCAGCACCGGCAAACTGACCTTGCTCGACGACGCTCTGGTGACCGCCAACACCGCCCCAGGCATCACGGTCACCCAGCCAGGGGAGTACACCGGCACTGGGGGTGGGGTGTTCAACATGGGCCAGTTGATCATCGACGGCGGGCACGTCGATGCCAACGAGGCCCGGCAGTCTGGCGGCGGCATCCAGAGCACCCTCAATACGGTCGTGACCCTGAAGTCCGGCAGCGTGAGCAGCAACGAGGCCACCGAACCACTGTCAGGGGTGACGGGGAATGCCACAGGCAGTGCAGGCGGCGGGATCTACACGACCGGCGCGCTCGACGTGCAGGGCGGGACGATCAGCAACAACACCGCCTCGTACTTCGGAGGGGGTGTTGTGTCCCAAGCCCACTGCGCCGACACTGCGTGCGCCACGACCATCTACCCGACCTTTGCCATGTCGGGCGGGACCGTGGAGGGCAACAAGACCACAGGCAGCTTGGAAACCGGCGGCGGCGGCCTGTGGTTGCGGGCGCAGTCGACCATCACCGGCGGGGTCATCCAGGGCAACAGCAGCATGTACGGCGGCGGCGTGAACACCTGGGGTGCCCTGGACGTGACGGGAGGCACCATTCAGAACAACACGGCCACCCAGAACGGTGGGGGCGTGAGCGTCAACATTCCCCAGGGCGCCGGCTTCAAGCTCACGTTCGGTGGCGCTGCCACCATCAAAAACAACACCGCAGCGAACGCCGGTGGAGGTCTTGTCCTGTCCCGCAACACGACCGCGGACATCACTGGGGGAAGCATCACAGGGAATTCCACCACTGGCCCGACGGATGGAGGGGGCGGCATTCGGGTACTCGCGGGCGCGGTGTTGAATCTGGCTGGTGGAGACATCAGTGGCAACACGTCCACCCGCACCGGGGGCGGCTTGACGGTGAACGGCACCGTCAACATGACGGGCGGCACCATCAGTGGCAACACCGTTCTTCCATCAGCCGCCCAGCAGGGAGGGGGCGGCGTCCGCCTGTACGCAGGATCGAAGATGACCGCCTCTGGCGGCGTTATCCGCGACAACAGGGCGCCGTGGGGCGCGGGCGTGCAGATCGCCGGTGCCTTCCAGGCCAACCCGGCGGCGACGTTCACTCTGTCCGGAGCGACCGTCAGTGGGAACGTCGTCACCGATCCGAGCAACAACGGGGGCGGCTTCTTCAACGATGGCAGCCTGACGATCACCTCCGGCACCGTCACACAGAACACCGCCACTCTGCACGGTGGCGGGATCTTTAACCTCAAGACAGCGTCCTACGCCCAGGCGGGGGGATCAGTCAACGGGAACACGCCGGATAACGTCTACACCGTGCCGTAA
- a CDS encoding SDR family oxidoreductase: MKLVVGATGLLGRQITTLLTRVSTPVRAVVRPTSDPAVVQALRDAGAELVQADLKDPASLRRACAGVDTVISTATTTLRDQQLDPLEAVDHAGQLDLVAAARAAGVRQFAYVSYPRSLDGPRPSPLSAAKRAVESALQRSGMTATVLHAGVFMEVWLSPALGFDPVAGRARVLGSGEAPIGWVSAADVARAVVASLDGEASTVLPLVGEHLSMKDVIGTFEAVQGRPFEVEQVPEAALVAQQESAGSPLEQSFAALMLSLARGAPVPTDPRVAELGFPLTTVRDYARRVSALPVGAG, translated from the coding sequence GTGAAACTCGTCGTTGGCGCCACCGGCCTGCTCGGCCGTCAGATCACCACGCTGCTCACCCGCGTCTCCACCCCCGTCCGGGCCGTGGTGCGGCCCACCTCGGATCCGGCCGTCGTCCAGGCTCTCCGGGACGCCGGGGCCGAGCTGGTGCAGGCCGACCTCAAGGACCCCGCGTCCCTGCGGCGGGCGTGCGCCGGGGTGGACACGGTCATCTCGACGGCGACCACCACGCTGCGCGACCAGCAGCTCGATCCCCTCGAGGCCGTCGATCACGCCGGGCAGCTCGACCTCGTGGCCGCCGCGCGGGCGGCCGGCGTGCGGCAGTTCGCGTACGTGTCCTACCCGCGCTCCCTGGACGGCCCGCGCCCCTCTCCCCTGTCGGCCGCCAAACGGGCGGTCGAGTCGGCGCTTCAGCGCAGCGGCATGACGGCCACGGTCCTGCACGCGGGCGTGTTCATGGAAGTGTGGCTGAGCCCGGCCCTCGGCTTTGACCCGGTGGCCGGGCGAGCCCGGGTGCTGGGCAGCGGGGAGGCCCCGATCGGATGGGTCAGTGCGGCGGACGTCGCCCGGGCGGTGGTGGCCAGCCTGGACGGCGAGGCGAGTACGGTGCTGCCTTTGGTGGGTGAGCACCTGAGCATGAAGGACGTGATCGGCACGTTCGAGGCCGTGCAGGGCCGCCCGTTCGAGGTGGAGCAGGTGCCCGAGGCGGCCCTGGTCGCGCAGCAGGAGTCGGCGGGCTCGCCGCTGGAGCAGAGCTTCGCGGCCCTGATGCTGAGCCTGGCCCGCGGAGCGCCGGTGCCCACCGACCCGCGGGTGGCGGAGCTGGGCTTCCCGCTGACCACGGTGCGCGACTATGCCCGGCGCGTGTCGGCCCTGCCGGTCGGCGCCGGTTAG
- a CDS encoding LuxR C-terminal-related transcriptional regulator codes for MTTHKGTGGLPARPNTLVGRDEALQVACRLLGDRRIRLLTLRGPGGVGKTRLALDLAYRLGPTFDLGAAWVKLADLRSPAEVLPAIARALRVPGLDQAGLVEHLQLRSLLLVLDNFEHLTPAAAEVAALAADAPRLRLLVTSRTALHVRGEHELPLRPLALPGPSADGRTSPAVQLFVECARRVDPAFELTPAAERAVVRICELLDGLPLALELAAARLRAVSPEGLLAWLSSPLEVLSGGPRDGPHHGHSLRSTVGWSVDLLTPEEREVFAACGVFVGGLTLPALETVTGSAQARAALIGLAEHSLVHPAGGAEPRWTMLEPVREFAAEVLGGRSDAEKIRERHARYYLTLAEQAQPRVQEDEEERARLRADDANLTAALAWLVQTERTPLALRLMQALEGVWEHDVTPKHHEWLRRVVALPGAEREPALLAEALLALGVTSRNLQRLDQALDALQAAGALYRQLGDAAGEADVLLLLASAYSSRGEHERALPLFRRAQASYEARNDLRRMNDVANNLGVAYLRAGQPWDAQRCFARTEELSVALGSEQGLAFARALLSWSAYLLGQLDTARALAPLAWQHLRRVPNLLLRYTVLYHMAFHARDAGQVRLAARLIGCSETMRAGTGEPWDSCFRAHAAGLDAELRAAWGAPYLEWRAEGCALSLDELAPDVEALLDHLAAPASPAGLAPLTARERDVLRLLAQGIPDKKIALHLQISATTVSKHVSSMLAKLEVHNRVELARWALGQGLVEGGEDFRPGS; via the coding sequence GTGACCACCCACAAGGGCACCGGCGGGCTTCCTGCCCGCCCGAACACCCTGGTGGGCCGCGACGAGGCCCTGCAGGTGGCGTGCCGCCTGCTGGGTGACCGCCGGATCCGGTTGTTGACCCTGCGCGGTCCGGGCGGTGTCGGGAAGACGCGCCTGGCGCTTGACCTCGCGTACCGGCTGGGGCCGACGTTCGACCTGGGGGCCGCGTGGGTGAAGCTCGCGGACCTCCGGTCACCGGCGGAGGTGCTGCCCGCCATCGCCCGGGCGTTGCGGGTGCCAGGGCTCGACCAGGCGGGGCTCGTGGAGCACCTGCAACTCCGCAGCCTGCTCCTCGTGCTCGACAACTTCGAGCACCTCACGCCGGCCGCGGCGGAGGTGGCGGCCCTCGCCGCGGACGCGCCTCGTCTCCGGCTTCTGGTGACGAGCCGCACGGCGCTGCATGTGCGGGGCGAACATGAGCTGCCCCTCCGTCCGCTGGCCCTGCCAGGGCCGTCGGCTGACGGGCGGACGAGTCCGGCGGTGCAGCTGTTCGTCGAGTGTGCCCGCCGGGTGGACCCGGCGTTCGAGCTGACTCCGGCCGCGGAACGGGCCGTGGTCCGCATCTGCGAGCTCCTGGACGGCCTGCCCCTGGCGCTCGAGCTGGCTGCGGCCCGCCTGCGGGCGGTGAGCCCGGAGGGCCTCCTCGCCTGGCTGAGCAGTCCGCTGGAGGTGCTCAGCGGCGGCCCCCGGGACGGACCGCATCATGGGCACTCGCTGCGCAGCACGGTCGGATGGAGCGTCGACCTGCTCACGCCGGAGGAGCGGGAGGTGTTCGCGGCATGCGGCGTGTTCGTCGGCGGGCTGACCCTGCCGGCCCTCGAAACGGTGACCGGGAGCGCGCAGGCCCGCGCCGCGCTGATCGGGCTGGCCGAGCACAGCCTGGTGCATCCGGCAGGGGGGGCCGAACCGCGCTGGACGATGCTGGAACCGGTGCGGGAGTTCGCCGCGGAAGTGCTCGGCGGCCGGTCAGACGCGGAGAAGATCCGCGAGCGGCACGCGCGGTACTACCTGACGCTGGCGGAGCAGGCCCAGCCCCGCGTTCAGGAGGATGAGGAGGAGCGGGCGCGCCTGCGGGCGGACGACGCGAACCTGACAGCCGCGCTGGCCTGGCTGGTGCAGACCGAGCGGACCCCGCTGGCGCTGCGGCTGATGCAGGCCCTGGAGGGCGTATGGGAGCATGACGTCACCCCGAAGCACCATGAGTGGCTGCGCCGGGTGGTCGCGCTGCCCGGCGCGGAGCGCGAGCCGGCGCTGCTCGCCGAGGCCCTGCTTGCCCTGGGGGTCACGAGCCGCAATCTGCAGCGCCTGGATCAGGCGCTGGATGCGCTTCAGGCCGCTGGGGCGCTGTACCGGCAACTGGGTGACGCGGCGGGAGAAGCGGACGTGCTGCTGCTGCTCGCGTCCGCGTACTCCTCTCGGGGCGAGCATGAGCGGGCGCTGCCTCTGTTCCGGCGAGCGCAGGCGTCGTATGAGGCCAGAAACGACCTCCGGCGCATGAACGACGTGGCCAACAACCTGGGCGTGGCCTACCTGCGTGCCGGACAGCCCTGGGACGCGCAGCGCTGCTTCGCGCGGACCGAGGAGCTCAGCGTGGCCCTGGGCAGCGAGCAGGGCCTCGCCTTCGCCCGTGCACTGTTGAGCTGGTCGGCGTACCTGCTGGGCCAGCTGGACACCGCGCGCGCCCTGGCTCCGCTGGCCTGGCAGCACCTGCGGCGGGTGCCGAACCTGCTGCTGCGCTACACGGTGCTCTACCACATGGCCTTCCACGCCCGGGACGCTGGGCAGGTGCGCCTGGCGGCCCGGCTGATCGGATGCAGCGAGACCATGCGGGCCGGCACCGGTGAACCCTGGGACAGCTGCTTCCGGGCGCACGCCGCGGGCCTGGACGCTGAGTTGCGCGCTGCCTGGGGCGCACCGTACCTGGAGTGGCGGGCCGAGGGATGCGCCCTGAGCCTGGACGAGCTCGCGCCGGACGTCGAGGCCCTGCTCGACCACCTGGCGGCGCCCGCGTCGCCCGCCGGCCTGGCACCGCTCACCGCCCGGGAGCGGGACGTGCTGCGGCTGCTGGCGCAGGGCATCCCGGACAAGAAGATCGCCCTGCACCTGCAGATCAGCGCGACCACGGTGAGCAAGCACGTGTCCAGCATGCTGGCCAAGCTGGAGGTCCACAACCGCGTCGAGCTGGCCCGCTGGGCGCTCGGGCAGGGCCTCGTGGAGGGCGGAGAGGACTTCAGACCCGGCTCCTGA